A single Elephas maximus indicus isolate mEleMax1 chromosome 2, mEleMax1 primary haplotype, whole genome shotgun sequence DNA region contains:
- the ZNF346 gene encoding zinc finger protein 346 isoform X3, protein MIQKNQCLFTNTQCKVCCALLISESQKLAHYQSKKHANKVKRYLAIHGMETLKGETKKLDSDQKSSRSKDKNQCCPICNMTFSSPVVAQSHYLGKTHAKNLKLKQQSTKVEALHQNRDMIDPDKFCSLCHATFNDPVMAQQHYVGKKHRKQETKLKLMAHYGRLADPAVTDSSAGKGYPCKTCKIVLNSIEQYQAHVSGFKHKNQSPKVMASALGQIPMQGQPIQKDSTTLED, encoded by the exons ATGATCCAGAAGAACCAGTgtctcttcaccaacacccagtGTAAGGTTTGCTGCGCCTTGCTCATATCCGAGTCCCAGAAGCTGGCACATTACCAG AGCAAAAAACAtgccaacaaagtgaagagatacCTAGCAATCCATGGAATGGAGACATTAAAGGGGGAAACGAAGAAGCTAGACTCAGATCAG AAGAGCAGCAGAAGCAAAGACAAGAACCAGTGCTGCCCCATCTGTAACATGACCTTTTCTTCCCCTGTCGTGGCCCAGTCACACTACCTGGGGAAGACCCACGCAAAGAACTTAAAGCTGAAGCAGCAATCCACTAAGGTGGAAG CCTTGCACCAGAACAGAGACATGATAGACCCAGACAAGTTCTGCAGCCTCTGCCACGCGACTTTCAACGACCCTGTCATGGCTCAACAACATTATGTGGGcaagaaacacaggaaacagGAGACCAAGCTCAAACTCATGGCACACTATGGGCGGCTGGCGGACCCAGCTGTCACTGACTCATCAG CTGGGAAGGGCTACCCCTGCAAGACTTGTAAGATAGTGCTGAACTCCATAGAGCAGTACCAAGCTCATGTCAGCGGCTTCAAGCACAAGAACCA GTCACCAAAAGTAATGGCATCAGCCCTGGGCCAGATTCCAATGCAAGGGCAACCCATTCAGAAAGACTCCACCACCTTGGAAGACTAG